The sequence TTCGATGCGTCGAACTATGCTTTACGCTTCTATCAGCCTGAATCAGATTTTCCGGGGGCATTGCCTCTGGTTATGCTTTATGGGCAGGGTGTCAGAAGCTATGCTGTCCTTGCTGCAAAAATTTTTGCTTTGACGTTGTCGGCAAAATATGAGCAGACGGTTTATCGCTATCGACCTGCTGGTGGAAATGATGATAATCGGCGCATTTCCCTGCAAATGGATTGGCAGTGGTAGATTTTTAAATAGTTGATGACAGGCTCTCTTTAAAACATCCTACGATATTGCAAATATAAAAGATGAATTATAGGTTGAATATATCCGGTATAATGTCTATATTTTCCCAGAATAAAGAAAGATTTTATCATGAGTTGGTTTGTCGAAAAGGCACGCTCGCTGCGGCTCTTAAGTTATCAATCCATTTCCAAAAGAGAAAAAAAATTTCGGGCTTTGGATTTGGGGCAGACGATCAGGACGGCTAAACGGGTCTGCTTTTGTTTGCCCGCCATACAGGAGAACCTTGATGGTGCCGGCCGGATGCTTGAACAATTCTCCCGCTCGTTTCCCAACTGCGAGGCGGTCCTTATCACCTTTTACGATGGCGGAATTCGACAATGGTTTGGATCGCAGCAGGTGATTGTGGTGAAACCTGAGGATTTGAACTGGTACGGCCATCCAAAAGCCTCTCTGCTCAAACGTGCGGGTGGCCGCCCGTTTGACTTGGCGCTCGACCTCAATATTGCCTATGATTTTACCAGCTTGGCGACGATCTGGCAGACGGATGCTCTTTTGCGGATCGGCTTTTACGATCCGATTCGGGAACCGTTCTACAGCTTTATGTTCCACCCTAATCCCGAAACGCCTGCCGAAAGGGCCTATCAACAATTTTTTAACCTGCTCGTTCAATTCAAATAAAATCTCTTGAAATTCTTTTTCAGCAGTTTCGAAGCTCGGTAAAGCAAAGTGATCATCAAGACGGATGAGCTGGTCAAAGGGTAAAATGTTATGAAATGGAAAAGGACGCATCGTTGCGGTGAATTGAACCGCACTCATGCCGGTCAACAAGTGGTTTTGATGGGATGGATCGCCGGTCGACGCGATCACGGCGGCATCATTTTTATCGATCTTCGCGATCGTTGGGGGATTGTTCAAATCAACATCGGTCCGGAATCGGCCGCCTATGAGCAGGCCAAGCGTCTGCGAAATGAATGGGTGGCGGCGTTCAAGGGAACTGTGGTGCTTCGCCCTGCCGGCATGGTCAATCCGAATCTTCCAACCGGCGAGATCGAGTTGTTGGCAAATGAGATCGACGTTCTCAACACCTCACAAACACCTCCGTTTTTGATCGCCAACGAGGTGACGGTAACCGAAGACCTGCGACTTAAATACCGTTATTTGGATCTGCGCCGGCCCGAAATGCAGCGCAATCTCATTTTGCGCCATCAAACGGCGCAGACGGTGCGACGTTATTTTAACAGCCTCGATTTTTTAGAGATCGAAACTCCCTTTTTGATGAAGAGCACACCCGAAGGCGCCCGGGACTTTTTGGTTCCCAGCCGTATTTGGCACGGCAAATTCTTTGCATTACCTCAGTCGCCGCAGACCTATAAGCAGCTGCTGATGATTTCCGGATTTGACCGCTATTATCAAATCGTCCGCTGTTTCCGCGACGAAGATTTGCGCGCCGACCGTCAGCCCGAATTCACCCAAATCGACGTCGAAATGAGCTTTGTCGATGAGCAGGACGTGATGGGCGTGATGGAAGGCCTGATGCAGACGATTTTCAAAGAGGTTTTGGGTAAAGACATTTCGACACCATTCCCGCGCCTTACTTATGATGAGGCGATGGAAAAGTACGGCATCGACCGGCCCGATCTGCGTTACGGTATGGAAATCCATACTGTCTCCGAGGTGGTGCGCGATTGTGAATTCAAGGTTTTTTCCGACGCGGTCAAATCGGGCCGAACGGTGGCCGGCATTTGTGCCCCGGGTTGCGCCGGCTATTCCCGCAAACAGCTCGACGATCTGACCGAATGGGCAAAAAAGCGCGGCGCCGGGGGATTGGCGGCAATCAAAGTCGTCGAGGGCAAGTTGGAGGGTTCCCTGGCCAAGTATTTTACCGAAGCACAAGCAGCGGCGTTATTGCAGGAATTCAAGGCTGCCGACGGCGATCTGCTGCTGTTATGCGCCGAAGAACGGGATGTGGCGCGCCGCATTTTGGCCGAGCTCCGCAACGAAATGGCGGCGCGTCTCAATTTGATCGATCCTTCCGTTTTTCATTTTTCCTGGATCGTCGATTTTCCGCTGCTTGAATGGAGCGCCGAAGAAGGCCGCTGGGTGGCGCTGCATCATCCGTTTACGTCGCCGGTGTATGAAGATGAGGACAAACTGCTGACTGATCCCGGCCGCGTACGCGCACGTGCGTACGACATGGTCATCAACGGAATCGAAGTGGGCGGCGGGAGCATTCGAATTCACAAACCCGATCTGCAAAAGCGTATGTTCGAGGCGCTCAAGATATCGGAAGAGGAATCGCAGCAGAAGTTCGGATTTTTATTGGAAGCTTTGCAGTACGGCGCACCGCCGCACGGAGGGATTGCCTTCGGATTCGATCGGCTTGTTATGCTTTTGGCCGGACGGTCATCAATTCGCGATGTAATTGCTTTTCCCAAGACGACGACCGCTTCTTCGCTGATGGACGGTGCCCCCTCCGAAGTCGATCCGAAGCAGCTTGTCGAGCTGGGTCTCCGGCTCCGTTAATGGGAAAGAAATGTGTAAAAATATGACAATATATGATAATTCTATTTTTCACTTGACAATAAGAAGGGTTTTTTGTAAAATGATTTGACAAAAGGTGCGCTGTACAGTAAAAGCACGTAACTGTCGAAAGGAGGTGTAGCGTTGATGCGTAAAAAAAGCATGGCGGCCATGATGGTGATTGTGCTGCTGGCGGCGGTTTTTGTAATGACGGGATGTACCAAGTATGCCAAGCAGGAACAATTGCAAAAATTGGAAGAGACCAAGTCGGCGGCCTTGGCGGCTGAAAAGTCATTGAACGACTGCAAAGCGGAAACGGCCAAATTGGAAGACGAATTGGCGAAGCAAAAGCAGGCGTTGGAGGACATGAAGGCCGAGAAAGAGACGGTTTCCAAACGTCTTGCAGAGATGTAAGAGAGTCATGAACCTGAAAACTGTTGGAGCATAATTTATGAAAGAGACCAGCAAAATCGTAGTATTAATCGTGACGGCTCTTGCTCTGACTTTGGGCGCTTCCCTCTCCTTCGCTCAGGCCAAAATGACGATGGCAGAGTACAACAAGCAGATGGCCGAATGGCAGGCGCGGTTGGAAGCCGCCGAAAAGGGCAAAGTCGAATGTGCCGCAAAAAATGAATCGCTGAAAAAGCAGATTGGCGAGCTGCAGGCACAAACCGATCAAGTTTGGAAAGAGATTCTGGCGCTGATCGGTGTTGATCAGGCTGCCGTGGATGCGTTTCGGGCGGAATTGAAGGCGTTGGACGCCAAATGCGATGGACTCCTGGCACTCAGCCCGGAAGAGCTGTTCAAAAAACGCGCTGACGTCAATGAAATCGAAGCTAAACTGGCCGAGCTGAAAAAGAACCGGATCGCGGTTTTGAGCGAGATGCAAAAGCTTATCGCCCAGATCGAGGGCAAGCTGGCCCAGATCAAGAGCAAGATGCCCAAGGCGATCTATGACACCTACACTGTAGTCGTCGGCGATTATCTGTGGAAGATATCCGGCAAGAAGGACATTTACAACGATCCGATGCAGTGGATGCGGATTTATTCCTATAATCGCGACCAAATCAAAAATCCGGACCTCATTTATCCGAATTGGGTGCTAAAGATTCAGCGCGAATGCGGGCCGGATGAGTACCTGGTGGCCAAGGGCGACTATCTCCAGAAAATCGCCGCCAATCCGCAGGTGCTCGGCGATCCGACCTCCTGGACCAAGATTTACGAGAAAAACAAAGACATCATCGGCGATGATCCGAATCTGATCTTCCCCCATACGGTGCTGATCATTCCGAAGAACTAGTTACGTGTTTGTACAGTGATCGAAACTCTCAGTTTGATAAGCAATTATCAGGCTGAGAGTTTTTTTATTAAAGGATTTTCGGAGAAGTAAGCGATTGAATCAAACGAACGAGGTTATTGAAAAAAAAATCTACTTAAAGGGGATCGACCCCATTCTTTTCTACGGCGCTCAAGATGCCAACTTGCTTTTCCTCGAGCAGTTCCTCAATGCGCGCATTGTTGCGCGCGGAAATGAAATCCTCCTTCGCGGCAGCGAGGAAGACGTGGCGCAGGCGGAGCGGATCGTCAATGAGCTGATCTTTATCGTCAATCGTAAAGGAGCCGTCAATAGCGACGACATCGAGACGGTCGCCCGCCTTTCCGACTGGAAAAATCGGCCTTCCCAGGAGCCGGAAAGGACGATCTATTTTACCAAAAACGGCGCAGTCAAGCCGAAATCACCCGGACAAGAAAAATATTGGCAGGCCGTCCAAAAGAACGACATCGTTTTTGCCATCGGACCGGCCGGAACCGGAAAGACCTTTTTGGCCGTGGCAATGGCTTTGGCGTTTTTGCGGGACAAAGCGGTCGATCGCATCATCCTATGCCGACCGGCGGTGGAGGCGGGCGAAAGTCTGGGGTTCCTGCCCGGTGATCTGCGCGAAAAGGTCGATCCCTATCTTCGTCCTTTGTATGATGCCTTGTTCGACATGGTTTCCGCCGACAAGCTGCGCAAGATGATGCAGGATCAGATTATCGAAATTGTGCCGCTCGCCTATATGCGCGGTCGTACCCTCAACAGCTGCTTTGTCATCCTCGACGAGGCCCAGAACAGCACTTCGGCGCAGATGAAGATGTTTCTCACCCGCTTGGGCCCGAATTCACACGCCATCATCACCGGCGATATTACGCAAATCGATCTGCCGAGCAAAACGGTCTCCGGCCTGGTGGAGATCCAGGAAATTCTGCAGGGAATCGACGGAATCGAATTTGTCTATCTGACTGAGCGGGATGTTGTCCGCCACCGTCTGGTGAGGGAGATCATCAAGGCCTACGAACAGTTCAACGGCAGGAACGCCAAAGCCGATGCGGCGGAAGGCGTCTCAGGGAACAGCGGATGAATATCCTCAATCGGATCAAAACTCTCAATGAAGAACGGCGTCTCTTTTCCGAGCCGTCGCGTTTGACTTTACGAGAGCATCGCCGAAAAATCGTCGGCATCGTGCTGCTTGCCGCCGTCATTACCGCTTTCTTTCCGCGTGGAAAATCCTTCGAATTTGCCGACCTTAAAGAAGGTCAAGTGTATATCGGCGAAGAAATCATTGCGCCTTTTACCTTTCCGGTCTTAAAAAGTCAGGAAGAATACCAAAACGACGTCGAAGCGGCGCGGCGATCGGTGGTGCCCGTTTTCGTGCGACGGGACGATATTACCAAGGAGCAGCTCCAGCGCCTGAATCATTTCTTTCAAAGTGCCGAAGCGGAGATAAAGAGCAAAGCCGCAACCGTCGATCAGCTTCGGGTTGTCTTTAATGCTTTTCAGATTGCTTGCTCGGATCAGGACCTGCAGTTTTTGCTGGGAATGACACCGCCGTCTGCTTCGCGCGTTTCGGATCTACAAAGGACGGCCGCTCTGCGCCGCATTGCTGATGCCGTGACGCCGCTGGTGCAGGAAAAGCTGACCGTCGGAATTTTGGATGCGGGCAAATCCGATCTGGCCGGACGCGATGAAGTCTCTGTTCGACTCGGCGATCGGGAGACGCTCGAATCGGTCAAGTATGTCCAGGACCTTGCTGAAGCCGGTGCAAATTTGTTGAAGGCGCTGCGGAGTTCGGGTCTTACAGAAGAAGAGGTCAAGATCGCCTATCATGTCGGCTCTGCGTTCCTAAAGCCGAATCTTCTTTTCGACAAAACTGAAACCGAAAGCCGAATTGCCGACCGCATCGGCAGCGTGCCGTTGGCCAAAGATCAGGTGCTTGAGGGCGAGCGAATCATCGACAGTCATCAGCGGCTGACACGGCAGCACCTGGAAAAACTGCACTCTCTCGCCGTCGCCAAGGCGGAACGGAGCGAAATGGCCGGCTTTTTCTCCAATGCGGCACCGGTTTTCGGCAAATTTCTGCTGGTTCTGGCGCTTTTGACGGTCCTCGCCGTCTATCTTTTTCGCGAAGAGGAGGCTATCTTTAACAGTGAGAAAAAGCTGAGTCTCATTGCACTCAATTTGCTCCTCCTGGTAATCATTGCCTACCTGGTCAACCGTTTCGCCGTCGATCCGCTTGTCATTCCGACCGCAGCTTTTTCGATGGCCGTGACGGTCTTTTTCGGCGCCCGCGTAGGGATAATGACGACCCTTGTCGCCGCTCTGCTGCTGGGCGCCATGCGCGGAAACGAATATGCTCTGGTCTTTCTTTCCTTAACAACCGGTATGGCGGCCGTGCAGACGGTACGTAAAGTACGAAGGAGAGATTGGATCATCCGCTCGGGTCTCTTGACTTCAGGAGCTTATCTCGCAACCATCATCATTCTGAGTCTTGTCGCTTATGCACCCTTGGGCAAGTTTTTCCGCAGCGCCTCCATCGGCGTCTTGAACGGTTTTCTCGCTCCCGGCCTCGCTTATTTGATGATTATTGTCTTTGAGTCGATGTTTGACCTCACGACGGATATGACGCTTTTAGAATTGTCGGATTTCAATCATCCGCTTTTGCGGAGACTGCTGCTCAACGCCCCGGGGACCTATCATCATAGTTACCTGGTGGCGTTGTTGTCGGAAGCAGCCGTAGAGGCTTTGGGCGGAAACGCCCTGTTGGCTCGCGTCGGAGCGCTTTATCACGATGTCGGCAAGTTGGAAAAACCCGAATATTTTATCGAAAACCAGACCAGCGGCAGAAATCCCCAGGAGAAACTGGCTCCGACGATGAGCGCCCTTATTCTTACCAACCACGTTCGTAAAGGACTGGAAATTGCCGGAGAATACGGACTGCCCAAGGAGCTGGAGGCCTTTATTCAGCAGCATCACGGCACGTCGTTGATGAGTTATTTCTATCAAAAGGCTCTGGATATGGGGACGGAGGCTGTTTCGGAAAATGAATTCCGCTACCCCGGGCCGCGACCGAAGACGCTGGAAACGGCGGTCGTCATGCTGGCGGATTCAGTCGAGGCGGCCTCGCGAACGCTCAAAGACCCGCCGCCGAATCGCGTACGGAACCTTATCGAACAGATCATCGACGAGCGCTTCAAGAGCGGTGAACTCGACGATTCGCCGTTGACGCTGCGGGATTTGTCAAAGATCGTCAATGCCTTTCATAAAGTACTCATCGGGCGTTTCCACGGTCGGGTGGATTATCCCAACCCCGTCAATAAGGAAAATGGAAAAGAGCAGACACAGAATTAAGCTTGCCGCGGCGGGAAGGAGGGTCAGGCTTCACCGCCCAAAGCTCCTTGATATGATACGCCGCATCCTCGATGAGGAATGTCCTAAGGAAGCCTGGCGCATTACGGTGATTTTTGTCGATAAGGAACGAATTATTGAACTAAATCAACAATTCTTTCAAAAAGAAGAGCCGACGGACGTCATTGCCTTTGATTTAAGCGACGACGATCGTCATAGAGAGGGAGAAATCTATATCTGTGTCGATATAGCGGCCGAGAACGCCGCTTTTTACGGCGTCACGCTCGAAAACGAACTTTTCAGACTGGCGGCGCATGGCGCTCTGCACTTGGCCGGTTATGACGACGGGGATGAAGGTTCCAGAAAACAGATGACTGCCCTGGAGAATAAAGCTCTTGAATATGTTTTTCGTTCTTTATAATTTTTTATGACAATTTCGAGGGAGTTTATTGGATTCCATTGTTGATACAAACCGCTTGGCGGCATTCTTTGCTCTGCTTTTGTTTTCCGGATTGCTTTCCGCTTCAGAATCTGCTTTTTTTTCAATCAACAAGCTCATACTCAAAAAATTGGAAGGCGAGTCATCCCGACGGGCTGCTTTGGCGGTCCGGTTGTTGCGCCATCCCCGACGACTGTTAATCGCCATCCTCATCGGCAACACGTTAGTCAATGTAACGGCGGCTTCGCTTGCCGCAGAAATTATGATGCAGGCGGCTGCCGCGCTTGGGCAACCGCAAAAGTATGCGCTGCTTGCCAATGTCTTGATCGTCACTTTTTTTATTTTGGTGTTCGGTGAGATCTCGCCAAAGGTCACGGCGGTGCGCAATCCGGCCACAGCGGCGAAATGGCTTTCTCCATTTGCGGCGATCGTGTTCTATCTTTTTTTCCCGCTCAGTTTTTTGGTCGACAAGTTGATCAATCAGATTACCTCGCTGTTCCATTTCAAGGAAAAGGAAAAAGATAAATACCTCGATGTGGACGAGTTCCAAGCCTTGTTGGAGATGGGAGAGGAACAGGGGGCTATTGAAGAAGAAGAACGCGAGATGCTGCATTCGGTCTTTCAGTTCGGAGAAACGACCGTACGCGAGATTATGGTGCCCCGAACAGATGTGGTGTGCATACCCGACGACATCGCTTTTGACGAGCTTATTGAGCTGATCAAAGAACACGGACATACCCGAATTCCGGTCTATTCCGAAACCATCGATCACATCCAAGGTATTCTCAATGTGAAGGATCTGCTGCCGCTGGTTTCAGAGCGGCCAAAGACCTTCAACGTGCTCAATTTCGTTCGTGAACCCATCTATGTGCCGGAAAGCAAAAAGATCGATGATCTGTTGCGGTTGTTTCAAAAAAAGAGTCAACATATGGCCATCGTCGTCGATGAATACGGCGGCACTTCGGGTGTGGTTACACTGGAAGACATTATTGAAGAATTGGTCGGCGAAATTCACGATGAATACGACGACGAAGAACCGCCTCTCCGAGAAATTGGTGCCGGTATTTATTTGGCCGATGCTAAAATCCAGATTGATGCGTTAAATGAAAAGCTTCCCATCAATCTGCCTGAGGATGAAGAATTCGAGACGTTGGGCGGCTTTATTCTGGCAAAAACCGGCTCCCTTCCTCCGCCGGGAGAGACAATCCGGCATGAGGATTATTTACTCATCGTTGAAAAAGTCGAAAAGAACCGCATCGTGAGCGTGCGCATTACGCACAGCCCGCGCACAGAGGAAACCAAAGAGACGGATTAGTCGTTTGATTTGACGCCTCGCTTTGTTATATTTCCGCGCTAAAACAAACTGCAAAGGAGAACGGGTATGTTGAAACTACGATTTGATTGGCGTGATATTTTCCGCGCGCCCCGTTTGGCTTTGAGCCTGCAGCGCATATGGATCGAACTTGTCGGGTTGACGATCGGATATGCCGTTTACCTTGTTGCGACGTTTGCGGCGATTATGGCCGCCGGTCTTCCGTTGAAAAGTGCATGGCTGCAGAACGGACTTTTGCCGTGTTTGTTTACCTTGGGTGAAAAGGCACCCTGGTACTCGTGGGTCATTTATGCCTTTGGCTGCCTCTTTCTCCTTTTCTCCCTCATGCTTGCCGCCGCAGCCGCCGCCCGCGCCATTTATATGACTTCAAAAGGGAACGCCTTTTATACATGGAAAGAAGCGTATGCCTTTACTTTCCGTAAAGCCGGTTCAATTTTGATGACGCCGATCTCTCTTGCCGTCATTATCGGGTTGATGGTGTTGGGAGCTTGGGTAATCGGTCTTTTAGGCAAAATTCCTTATGTCGGCGAGCTGGGTGTCAGCCTGTTTACCTTGATTTGGCTTTTCAGCGCTTTACTCCTGTTCTTCTTTTTCATCGTCACGATCGTTGCCGCAATTTTGTCGCCGGTCATCATCACCACAACCGATGAAGATGCTTTTGAGGCTGTTTTTCAATCGTTCTCGATAACTTGGAGTCGCCCTTGGCGATTTCTTTTTTACGAAGCTCTGACGGTCGTTTTGAGCCTGGCGGCGGCAGCCGGTCTCGCCTTTTTTATCAAGGAAGCCGTGGTGATCATGAATCGACTTTTCTCCTGGTTCATGGGCGGCGATTATATTAATTTGGCCAACAACGGTCAGGCGATGCTGCAAAGCTGGTTCTTGGCGGCGCAGCCGTTGCTTGAAAAAATCTACGGGCGTGTTACAGAATACATCTATTTTAATCGCGAATTTGTCTTGATTCCCGCCAATACGCTGCCAAAGACAGTTGTTATTTCTTCTTATCTCTACGCCTTTTCGTTACTCTTTGCGGTGGGATCGGTGGTCAGCTACGCCCTGGCAACGTTTACCGCAGGCAACACTCTTCTCTTTTTGTTGATCAAAAAGGACAAGGATGAAGAGAACCTGTTGGAGCGCAAGGACAAAGAAGAAGAGAGCGAAGAGACTGAAGAAGAGGAAAAGAAGGAAGAGGTAAAAACGGAAGACGAAAAGAAAGAAGAAACCTCTGCTCAATAGACGATTTGGGTCGGCGGTGAAAGTCGCCGACCTTTTTTATTTTATAATAGGTTAAGCATATAATTAACCGTAATCTTTTTCAACAGCTTATCCGCAGTACAAAATAATCCGGCCGATTTACGCTTTCCTGGAAACAATCTCCGTTAAACTGCAAAACAATTGCTTTTCGGCTTCTATCATGTAACTTTTTCTGCGCAAAATCAATAGTTGGAGGTATAATAAGGCATGAAATTTGGAATAGTAAAGCGTTGGGATCCGCTGAAAGGTTTCGGCTTTATCACGACGGACGAGGGTGACGACGTGTTTCTCCATGTGAGCAACTTGGCGCCGTCGCTTGATCCCCGTCGGATCGAAGAAGGGATGCGGGTCAAGTTTGATATCCGGAGCGATATCAAGGGTGATCAGGCGGTCAATGTTCGTAAAGCCTGAAACGACAAACCTTTTCAGCGGCATAGAAAACGAGGTTGGGTATTAAACGACGGGTTGCCGTATGACGGATGTATTTGTAAAAATAAAAGATCGGCAGATGGGACCCTTTAATGCCGAGGAACTGCGCGTGCTTGTCAACCGCGGCGAGTTTACGCTGTCCGATCTGGTATATGACGAAGAACTCGAGCAATGGGTGGAAGCAGGAAGGCATGAAGAGCTGCGCCGTCTTTTCGAAGAGCAGAACAAACAGAATCGTAAAAAAATTGTTTATGCCGTCGGAGGCGGCAAGGGCGGCGTCGGCAAGACGGTCCTGACGGCGTCATTGGGCATAGCGCTCGCGTCGCACGACCGTGAGGTCGTCATTGTGGACGCGGATTTCGGCGGTGCCAACCTGCATACCTGCATGGGGATCCTGGAACCGGCCGCCACTTTTTATCATTTTTACACATTACAGCGCGAATCGCTTGAGGACATCTGCCTCGAAACGCCTGTCAAGAACCTGCGCTTGATCAGCGGTGCCTGCGGCACGCTGGGACTTGCCAACCCCCGCTATCAGCAAAAGCTCAAGTTCATTCACCAACTGCACAAGCTGAACGCAGACTATGTGCTGCTGGATTTGGGTGCGGGTTCATCCTATAACGTCATTGACTTTTTCCTTGCTGCGGATCAAGGTATTTTGGTGACCACGCCGGAGCCGCACGCGGTCCAGGAAACGTTCAATTTTCTCAAGATGGCGGTGCTGCGGCAATTGTTGCGGCTCATCCGCAAGCACGGATCGGCATCCGCGGTGCTCGAGCAGCACGTTTTCGCAGAACCCGGCAAAATGCACTCAGACATGAACGACATTCTCCGCGATGTACGGCAGGTCGATGAAGAGGCCGCTCACATCATGGAAAACTTTTTACATAACTACCATCCGCATTTAATTCTTAATATGGTGCACAGCAGTCGGGAAATTCAGGAGGGTGACGCACTGCGCACAGCCGCGCATGACCTGCTGAATATCGAGGTTAATTATCTCGGTTATGTGGAATATGACGAAACTGTGCGCAAATCGGTTAAGGATTTGCGGCCTTTTGTGCTGGATTATCCCAAATCAAAGGCGTCAAAGAGCCTCGCCAAATTGGTTGCGGTCGGGTTGCTTCAGAACAGCGGCTTGAGCGGATTCAAGGAGCGGAGAAGAATTATTAAGCAGTTTACGGAACAGGCTGCCGACTATCCTGAGGCTTCGATGAGCGATAATGAAACAATCTGCTCAGTCAACTGCTTCTATTGGGGAGACTGCGATTATCAGGAAGGCGGCTATCCCTGCCCAATTCGTCATCTTAATCCGATCTTTCGCCAGCAACTGTAACTGCAAGCCCGACGATGATTTCGTCGGGCTTTTTTATTCGCGAATGAAATAGCGGCTGACGTATTCACCCCCAGCAAGTTCCTGTTCTCCGGCAAAGGGTAGAACATCCGCCCCAACGGCGTTTGCAGCAACGCGATAGCGTCCGTTCTCCAGCTTGACCGTTATTTTCCCCTTGGGCTCGATCGTGAAACGGCGGGAATTTTTGCCGCTGTAACGAACAACGAGTTGATAGGGAGTCTGGTTATCGATTTCCAGAGTCGTGATCTCTTCTTGCACGTTACTGATTTGCCGGGAATCGGGCAGTTCATCGTGCGCTCCGGAAATCATGCCGCCGACCTCGAGCGCAATCAACATCGAATCCGCCTTTGCGGCGTAGGCTGACTGCGGATATTTTTTCAAGAACTCTTGAAAAGCTTGCGGCGTATTCCGACTCAAAGTCTCTTTCCAGGCTTCGCTCTCTGCAAAGGCCGGATTGATCGCATCCAGCCCTTTCAATTTGGCAAACTTGGGGTACCTGACGGCAAAACTCTGCAGCGCTTCCCGTGTACCGGCGGCAAGCGCCTTTTTCCACTCCTGCTCCGTCTCCAGACTGTCCAACCGCTGCCGAGCTTTCTTTGCCTGAGGGCTGGCCGGATATTGATTAATAAAGCGGCGCAATACCACCATCGAAGTGTCCCTTTTGACCAGCTCCCAGGCGTTGCGGGCCTCGCCGTAAGAAATATATTCCATCCTCTTTTTAAAAATCAGCACCCCCGCAATAACAGTCAGCAATAATCCCAACACAACCAAACTTTTTTTCATAATCCCTCTCCCTTCCGGACGGCCGTATGAGGCCGCCGACAGAATCATCCTGGCAAATTATCGCAAAATTCTACATCAAGTGCAACAAAATTTACAATGAATTTATTTTCCTCATTCTTTTGCCAAGTATCGGAAAGCCTTTGATTTTTCCTCGTTACATTCTATTTTACGAACATGAGTTCCGGAAAAGGCTTTTGGGTGCAGAATCGAGCAGTCCTGCTCCTCCTCGTCAAGGTGTCCCTGGCGATTTCGATCATCGCCTTGTTGATTCGGCGTCTAAAAATCGAGAGATTGATCGAGACGTTTCTGGCAGCCGATCGCTTTTACCTGATCGCCGGCGCTGCCCTCCTATTACTAAATCTTTATATCCAGTTCCGTAAATGGCAGTTGGTTGTACGGCGCATCAATCCTTCAACCCCCAATGCCGCCATTTTTTTCTCTCTTCTCGTCGGTCTGGCTTTGGGCTTTGTAACCCCCGGGCGTATGGGGGAGATCGGTCGAGCGGCTTTCGTTCCGCACACGGACTGGGCCAAGCTGACCGGCTTGCTGTTGATCGACAAACTGATTGCTCTGGCAGTACTTTACTTTTTCGGGATGATCGGCTTGGCGCACGTCCTTTCATATACCTTTACTTCCGTTGTGTGGCTCCCCATTCTGCTTTCCTCTTTGATCTTGACTCTACTGATTTCCGCTGTTTTCTTTCATCCCAAAGCCCTTAAAAGTCTGGTGTCCGGCGGACGCCTGCGGGTTTTCAAGCGGCTTGCCTCCGGTGCGGGCGCAATTACCCCTCCACTTGCCGGCAAATTGCTGCTTTATTCCATTCT comes from candidate division KSB1 bacterium and encodes:
- a CDS encoding PhoH family protein, producing the protein MNQTNEVIEKKIYLKGIDPILFYGAQDANLLFLEQFLNARIVARGNEILLRGSEEDVAQAERIVNELIFIVNRKGAVNSDDIETVARLSDWKNRPSQEPERTIYFTKNGAVKPKSPGQEKYWQAVQKNDIVFAIGPAGTGKTFLAVAMALAFLRDKAVDRIILCRPAVEAGESLGFLPGDLREKVDPYLRPLYDALFDMVSADKLRKMMQDQIIEIVPLAYMRGRTLNSCFVILDEAQNSTSAQMKMFLTRLGPNSHAIITGDITQIDLPSKTVSGLVEIQEILQGIDGIEFVYLTERDVVRHRLVREIIKAYEQFNGRNAKADAAEGVSGNSG
- a CDS encoding LysM peptidoglycan-binding domain-containing protein, with protein sequence MKETSKIVVLIVTALALTLGASLSFAQAKMTMAEYNKQMAEWQARLEAAEKGKVECAAKNESLKKQIGELQAQTDQVWKEILALIGVDQAAVDAFRAELKALDAKCDGLLALSPEELFKKRADVNEIEAKLAELKKNRIAVLSEMQKLIAQIEGKLAQIKSKMPKAIYDTYTVVVGDYLWKISGKKDIYNDPMQWMRIYSYNRDQIKNPDLIYPNWVLKIQRECGPDEYLVAKGDYLQKIAANPQVLGDPTSWTKIYEKNKDIIGDDPNLIFPHTVLIIPKN
- the aspS gene encoding aspartate--tRNA ligase, whose product is MKWKRTHRCGELNRTHAGQQVVLMGWIAGRRDHGGIIFIDLRDRWGIVQINIGPESAAYEQAKRLRNEWVAAFKGTVVLRPAGMVNPNLPTGEIELLANEIDVLNTSQTPPFLIANEVTVTEDLRLKYRYLDLRRPEMQRNLILRHQTAQTVRRYFNSLDFLEIETPFLMKSTPEGARDFLVPSRIWHGKFFALPQSPQTYKQLLMISGFDRYYQIVRCFRDEDLRADRQPEFTQIDVEMSFVDEQDVMGVMEGLMQTIFKEVLGKDISTPFPRLTYDEAMEKYGIDRPDLRYGMEIHTVSEVVRDCEFKVFSDAVKSGRTVAGICAPGCAGYSRKQLDDLTEWAKKRGAGGLAAIKVVEGKLEGSLAKYFTEAQAAALLQEFKAADGDLLLLCAEERDVARRILAELRNEMAARLNLIDPSVFHFSWIVDFPLLEWSAEEGRWVALHHPFTSPVYEDEDKLLTDPGRVRARAYDMVINGIEVGGGSIRIHKPDLQKRMFEALKISEEESQQKFGFLLEALQYGAPPHGGIAFGFDRLVMLLAGRSSIRDVIAFPKTTTASSLMDGAPSEVDPKQLVELGLRLR
- a CDS encoding HDIG domain-containing protein; its protein translation is MNILNRIKTLNEERRLFSEPSRLTLREHRRKIVGIVLLAAVITAFFPRGKSFEFADLKEGQVYIGEEIIAPFTFPVLKSQEEYQNDVEAARRSVVPVFVRRDDITKEQLQRLNHFFQSAEAEIKSKAATVDQLRVVFNAFQIACSDQDLQFLLGMTPPSASRVSDLQRTAALRRIADAVTPLVQEKLTVGILDAGKSDLAGRDEVSVRLGDRETLESVKYVQDLAEAGANLLKALRSSGLTEEEVKIAYHVGSAFLKPNLLFDKTETESRIADRIGSVPLAKDQVLEGERIIDSHQRLTRQHLEKLHSLAVAKAERSEMAGFFSNAAPVFGKFLLVLALLTVLAVYLFREEEAIFNSEKKLSLIALNLLLLVIIAYLVNRFAVDPLVIPTAAFSMAVTVFFGARVGIMTTLVAALLLGAMRGNEYALVFLSLTTGMAAVQTVRKVRRRDWIIRSGLLTSGAYLATIIILSLVAYAPLGKFFRSASIGVLNGFLAPGLAYLMIIVFESMFDLTTDMTLLELSDFNHPLLRRLLLNAPGTYHHSYLVALLSEAAVEALGGNALLARVGALYHDVGKLEKPEYFIENQTSGRNPQEKLAPTMSALILTNHVRKGLEIAGEYGLPKELEAFIQQHHGTSLMSYFYQKALDMGTEAVSENEFRYPGPRPKTLETAVVMLADSVEAASRTLKDPPPNRVRNLIEQIIDERFKSGELDDSPLTLRDLSKIVNAFHKVLIGRFHGRVDYPNPVNKENGKEQTQN